A genome region from Cryptococcus neoformans var. neoformans B-3501A chromosome 8, whole genome shotgun sequence includes the following:
- a CDS encoding hypothetical protein (Match to EST gb|CF194094.1|CF194094; HMMPfam hit to TauD, Taurine catabolism dioxygenase TauD, TfdA family, score: -4.5, E(): 5.5e-09), producing the protein MTINYTPLHPTFVAEASGVDFDNITPEVVEEIKKGLAKYGVLIFRKTGLNDKKHVEMSSFFGELDDVKPYNKLGRINRLAYDELFDVSNVDAEGNIFQPTGQRAIINRGNTIFHCDSSFNPRRAGYSLLLAHELPPAGTGGNTEFADTRTAYDDLPEERKETIKDWVLWHSQHHSRRVANPGEPLLDQEKFLPTSHPFGKHKLVQVHEPSGRTNLYIANHAYKIESLPLEHGQAEIKTLLDHCSSPRYVCSVEWKNDGDLVIWDNTCVMHRAVPGAFEGKYKRDMRRTTVHDSSSYAWGLNTVGDTWRSGLP; encoded by the exons ATGACCATAAACTATACACCCCTTCATCCGACTTTCGTGGCCGAGGCATCGGGAGTCGACTTTGACAATATCACCCCCGAAGTTGTTGAGGAGATCAAAAAAGGCCTGGCAAAG TATGGGGTCTTGATTTTCCGAAAGACAGGACTGAACGATAAGAAACACGTTGAAATGTCTAGCTTTTTTGGGGAGCTAGATGACGTGAAACCTTACAACAAGTTGGGTCGTATCAATCGGCTTGCATATGACGA GCTATTTGATGTCAGTAACGTCGATGCCGAAGGCAATATCTTTCAACCCACTGGACAAAGAGCTATAATCAATCGA GGCAATACAATCTTCCACTGTGACTCGTCCTTCAATCCCCGCCGAGCAGGTTAT TCATTATTGCTAGCTCATGAACTGCCTCCTGCAGGGACAGGAGGAAACACCGAG TTTGCGGATACTCGCACCGCCTATGATGATCTTCCAGAAGAACGCAAAGAGACCATCAAGGACTGGGTCCTTTGGCACTCACAGCATCATTCCAGACGTGTCGCGAATCCTGGTGAACCTCTCCTGGATCAGGAAAAG TTTCTTCCTACCAGCCATCCTTTCGGAAAACATAAATTGGTCCAGGTTCACGAGCCCTCAGGACGCACA AATTTGTATATTGCCAATCACGCGTATAAAATCGAGTCGCTCCCACTTGAGCACGGTCAAGCAGAGATCAAGACCTTGCTTGATCACTGCAGTTCACCAAGATATGTCTGCTCCGTAGAGTGGAAAAATGACGGGGATCTTGTAATCTGGGACAACACCTGCGTTAT GCATCGAGCAGTGCCCGGCGCCTTCGAGGGCAAGTACAAAAGAGACATGAGAAGGACAACGGTACACGACTCAAGCAGCTATGCTTGGGGTTTGAATACGGTTGGAGATACTTGGCGTTCTGGATTGCCTTGA
- a CDS encoding hypothetical protein (Match to ESTs gb|CF191114.1|CF191114, gb|CF187940.1|CF187940, gb|CF193540.1|CF193540), which yields MTTENEKDMAHHPTFREEVDIGFAGESAEYAQAPRLTQTANLKDMNPLDITASTEKGEVDGRQQQQPEQGQSGVLTGARLYLVFVALMLCVFMFALDQSIVSTAIPVIVSDFNAFDQVAWIITGYFLTQCGLILLVGQVLTILKAKWMLLGAIFFFELGSLICGVAKDMDTLIGGRAIQGIGASGMFVSILAVIAVVTRVDQRAAFMASFGFVFVVSSVVGPLLGGAFTDHVSWRWCFYINLPFGGFAAAAVVFLLPARDPEHADTAPPDRTVLGKLRRLDWIGTGLIFCAITCLLLALAWGGNQYAWNNWRIPFLFTLGGLLVIAFGVWQWRYDKYALIPLSLLKNRTVLACSGAIFFFMLAMLGGTYQLPLFYQAGRGHSPEKSGVDIIAFMLATCVAILISGGLTTKFGRYYPFLLIGPPFAAVGFGLLYTIDVNTPNAKIIGYQILAGFGIGLSFQNVLVAVQAEYHDRPSLLPQATGVVSFFQLTGAALGVGIINTVQSVYLNTEIKRLAPEVDFNLVRQSVSAIYTLPADQQSAVIEAYVISITNSLIPIIVAVGLAMVFGAFIRNHNLLKKGGAGSAHMA from the exons ATGACGACAGAAAACGAAAAGGACATGGCCCATCATCCCACTTTCCGTGAGGAAGTGGACATCGGTTTTGCGGGGGAATCTGCCGAGTACGCCCAGGCGCCACGACTCACTCAGACCGCCAATCTGAAGGACATGAATCCACTTGATATTACAGCCTCCACTGAAAAAGGTGAAGTGGATGGcaggcagcagcagcaaccaGAGCAAGGGCAATCAGGTGTTTTGACTGGCGCCAGACTCTACCTGGTTTTCGTTGCTTTGATGCTCTGTGTTTTC ATGTTTGCGCTGG ATCAATCCATCGTATCCACCGCTATACCTGTTATTGTGTCCGACTTTAACGC CTTCGACCAGGTGGCTTGGATCATTACTGGATATTTCT TGACCCAGTGTGGTCTTATTCTTCTCGTCGGACAAGTGCTTACGATCCTCAAGGCGAAATGGATGCTACTTGGTGcaattttcttctttgaacTCGGCAGTCTTATTTGCGGTGTGGCCAAAGATATGGACACACTGATAGGCGGGCGTGCTATCCAAGGTATCG GCGCTTCCGGAATGTTTGTGTCTATTCTTGCCGTCATCGCCGTTGTCACTCGAGTCGATCAACGAGCGGCCTTTATGGCTTCTTTTGGTTTTGTCTTTGTCGTATCGTCTGTAGTCGGTCCTTTGCTAGGAGGCGCATTCACAGACCACGTCAGCTGGAG ATGGTGTTTCTACATCAATCTTCCCTTCGGGGGCTtcgctgctgccgctgtCGTATTCCTTCTGCCTGCCCGAGATCCAGAACATGCCGACACTGCTCCTCCCGATCGCACAGTCCTCGGCAAGCTCAGACGCTTGGACTGGATCGGGACGGGTCTCATCTTTTGTGCGATCACATGTCTTTTGCTTGCTCTTGCATGGGGTGGAAACCAATACGCGTGGAACA ACTGGAGaattcctttccttttcactTTGGGTGGCTTGCTCGTTATTGCATTCGGCGTGTGGCAGTGGCGGTACGACAAGTATGCGCTCATTCCACTTTCTCTCCTCAAGAACCGAACCGTCCTCGCATGCTCTGGCGCcatattcttcttcatgctTGCAATGTTGGGAGGCACCTACCAGCTTCCGTTGTTTTATCAAGCT GGTCGAGGACACTCTCCCGAGAAGTCCGGCGTTGATATCATCGCTTTCATGCTTGCTACCTGCGTTGCTATCTTGATATCCGGAGGACTGACTACCAAGTTCGGCCGCTATTATCCATTCCTACTTATTGG TCCGCCTTTTGCTGCCGTTGGATTTGGGCTCCTGTACACTATTGACGTCAACACCCCTAACGCGAAAATCATTGGCTACCAAATCCTGGCCGGGTTTGGCATTGGCTTGAGCTTCCAAAATGTCTTAGTTGCTGTTCAAGCAGAATATCACGACCgtccatcccttctccctcaagCCACAGGTGTCGTGTCATTCTTCCAACTGACAGGTGCCGCGCTGGGAGTT GGTATTATCAACACTGTACAATCAGTTTACCTCAATACTGAAATCAAACGTCTGGCCCCTGAGGTTGACTTCAATTTGGTCCGACAGTCGGTCTCCGCCATTTATACATTACCCGCTGATCAACAATCCGCTGTGATCGAGGCATACGTTATCAGCATTACCAACTCGCTAATCCCGATCATCGTCGCAGTAGGACTAGCGATGGTCTTTGGCGCTTTCATTCGAAACCACAACCTGCTCAAGAAAGGCGGCGCTGGGAGTGCGCATATGGCGTAA